In the genome of Streptomyces sp. NBC_00190, one region contains:
- a CDS encoding MFS transporter, whose amino-acid sequence MTTFVLVWVGRLVTALGSSISGFALGLWIYQQTGSVTQFATGLLLGFAPGMLAAPVAGVLVDRYRRRTVLLCADAAAMLAAVAMAASQATGHLAVWQVYAVIIVESCCAAFQWPALAAAVTGMVGPEQRGRASAMTQTALAGAQLLGPMLAAVLLGAGGLRAVLLVDVVSFGLGLLTLLLARFPESTGRPEHTGSPRERPGWRAELTEGRRLLTGQPGLKHLLRLVTVLNAAEATATALLLPLVLAATPEAEQNAAVAMVSTAGGLGLAISSVAMSIWSTPRRPLPWVTAATVLSGVAVLLAGFFPRPGLLAVAAFTFFLGLPVVTSCAQVLWQSAVAAEAQGRVFALRRMFTQGGTLLGYLLAGPLASQVLSPLVDPGGPFAATVGRLLGTARDRGSALLLCCTGLILAATAVAGRRHTITALPPPPAEIPSPVERESVPNAAGPPVTTGP is encoded by the coding sequence ATGACCACCTTCGTGCTCGTCTGGGTCGGCCGGCTGGTCACCGCACTCGGATCCAGCATCTCCGGCTTCGCCCTCGGCCTGTGGATCTACCAACAGACCGGCTCCGTCACCCAGTTCGCCACCGGTCTGCTGCTCGGCTTCGCTCCGGGCATGCTGGCCGCCCCGGTCGCCGGGGTCCTGGTGGACCGCTACCGGCGCCGCACCGTGCTGCTCTGCGCGGACGCGGCGGCCATGCTCGCGGCCGTGGCCATGGCCGCCTCCCAGGCGACCGGGCACCTGGCCGTCTGGCAGGTGTACGCGGTCATCATCGTGGAGTCCTGTTGCGCGGCCTTCCAGTGGCCGGCGCTCGCCGCCGCCGTCACGGGCATGGTCGGGCCCGAACAACGCGGCCGGGCCAGCGCGATGACCCAGACCGCCCTGGCCGGGGCCCAGTTGCTCGGTCCGATGCTCGCCGCCGTCCTGCTCGGCGCGGGTGGGCTGCGCGCCGTCCTGCTGGTCGACGTCGTCTCGTTCGGGCTGGGGCTGCTCACCCTGCTGCTCGCCCGTTTCCCCGAGTCGACCGGCCGCCCGGAGCACACCGGCAGCCCCCGGGAACGCCCGGGCTGGCGGGCCGAGCTGACCGAAGGCCGACGGCTGCTCACCGGACAGCCCGGACTGAAACACCTGCTCCGCCTGGTCACCGTCCTCAACGCGGCCGAGGCCACCGCCACGGCCTTGCTGCTGCCCCTGGTCCTGGCCGCCACCCCCGAGGCCGAGCAGAACGCCGCGGTGGCCATGGTCAGCACCGCCGGGGGGCTCGGCCTGGCGATCAGCAGTGTCGCCATGTCCATCTGGTCCACCCCGCGCCGCCCGTTGCCCTGGGTCACCGCGGCCACCGTGCTCAGCGGGGTCGCGGTCCTGCTGGCCGGGTTCTTCCCGCGCCCGGGCCTCCTGGCCGTGGCCGCCTTCACGTTCTTCCTCGGCCTGCCGGTGGTCACCAGCTGCGCCCAAGTGCTCTGGCAGTCCGCGGTGGCCGCCGAGGCCCAGGGCCGGGTCTTCGCCCTGCGCCGCATGTTCACCCAGGGCGGCACCCTGCTCGGCTACCTGCTGGCCGGACCGCTCGCCTCGCAGGTCCTGAGCCCGCTGGTGGACCCCGGCGGGCCGTTCGCCGCCACCGTGGGCCGACTCCTCGGCACGGCCCGCGACCGCGGCAGTGCCCTGCTGCTCTGCTGCACCGGTCTGATCCTGGCTGCCACCGCCGTGGCCGGGCGCCGTCACACCATCACCGCGCTGCCCCCACCGCCCGCCGAGATCCCGTCACCCGTCGAACGGGAGAGCGTGCCGAACGCGGCCGGGCCCCCTGTCACAACGGGCCCCTGA
- a CDS encoding GNAT family N-acetyltransferase: protein MIFRPTAASDLGRFLPLIVTDAAGGMTADTYTARLSAGEYRPDWTWIAEDASGGSPLALAVWWGDPDEDLPGALDGVFVHESVRSAAERTTVAAGLLAAAHAAYVGAGASAAPEYHLSLPGDWHDRPDTVAAVAWRQEAARRAGLPVTVERLRYEWTPRTGLPEPTGRLLFAAEPDDEVFVGLFRRVLTDSLDTASRKEAESIGPEAQAREDVAFYRDTMPGDRSWWRVARTPDGEPVGFGLPSRNHAFPVVGYLGVLPEHRGCGYADEILAEITRILVSETDPEKVRADTDLTNTPMAAAFERVGYRNDARRLVLSAH, encoded by the coding sequence GTGATCTTCCGCCCCACCGCAGCGTCCGACCTCGGCCGCTTCCTCCCGCTCATCGTCACCGACGCGGCCGGCGGGATGACGGCCGACACGTACACGGCCCGGCTCTCCGCCGGTGAGTACCGCCCCGACTGGACCTGGATCGCCGAAGACGCCTCCGGCGGCTCGCCGCTCGCCCTCGCCGTCTGGTGGGGTGACCCGGACGAGGACCTGCCCGGCGCCCTCGACGGCGTGTTCGTCCACGAATCGGTCCGGTCCGCCGCCGAACGCACCACCGTGGCAGCCGGGTTGCTGGCCGCCGCCCACGCGGCCTACGTCGGGGCAGGCGCGAGCGCCGCGCCCGAGTACCACCTCTCCCTCCCCGGTGACTGGCACGACCGGCCCGACACGGTCGCGGCCGTGGCCTGGCGGCAGGAGGCGGCCCGGCGCGCAGGTCTCCCGGTGACCGTGGAACGGCTGCGCTACGAGTGGACACCACGGACCGGTCTCCCGGAGCCCACCGGGCGTCTGCTCTTCGCCGCCGAGCCCGACGACGAGGTCTTCGTCGGCCTGTTCCGCCGGGTCCTGACGGACAGCCTCGACACGGCCTCCCGGAAGGAGGCCGAGAGCATCGGCCCCGAGGCCCAGGCCCGCGAGGACGTCGCGTTCTACCGCGACACCATGCCGGGGGACCGGTCCTGGTGGCGGGTCGCCCGGACACCCGACGGCGAGCCCGTCGGCTTCGGCCTCCCCTCCCGCAACCACGCCTTCCCCGTGGTCGGATACCTGGGCGTGCTGCCGGAACACCGGGGCTGTGGATACGCGGACGAGATCCTGGCCGAGATCACCCGGATCCTGGTGTCCGAAACCGATCCGGAGAAGGTCCGCGCCGACACCGACCTGACGAACACACCGATGGCCGCGGCCTTCGAACGCGTGGGGTACCGCAACGACGCCCGCCGCCTGGTGTTGTCCGCCCACTGA
- a CDS encoding peptidoglycan-binding domain-containing protein translates to MEVLNMRRLLTTVALVVPLAFAGGTAVAVPESAPSATSSAIEAESNHGATTKAADVCNYTIRRPTLKIGSSGRAVQQAQCYLNRAMSGADLAEDGNFGPVTNAATRRFQACAGITVDGLIGAQTWSSLVFWANGPDFVC, encoded by the coding sequence GTGGAGGTGCTGAACATGCGACGCTTGCTCACTACTGTGGCCCTAGTGGTCCCTCTCGCCTTTGCAGGAGGCACGGCCGTCGCGGTACCTGAGAGCGCCCCTTCTGCGACCAGTTCGGCGATCGAAGCAGAGTCGAATCATGGGGCGACGACGAAAGCGGCGGACGTCTGCAACTACACCATCCGTCGTCCCACACTCAAGATCGGCTCCTCGGGACGTGCAGTCCAACAAGCCCAGTGCTATCTGAACAGGGCCATGAGCGGCGCAGACCTGGCCGAAGACGGAAATTTCGGCCCGGTCACCAACGCGGCGACGAGGCGGTTCCAGGCTTGCGCCGGCATTACCGTGGACGGACTCATAGGGGCTCAGACATGGTCGTCCCTTGTTTTCTGGGCCAACGGGCCAGATTTCGTTTGCTGA
- a CDS encoding Imm21 family immunity protein — protein MSSSSSAAAAAPPASPGWVESFGGPLIAVPVSALDAWHGCTDSGVTAGDATAADDYDRACAVDDLAAAIAVGENGALALVLGDEPATSCFLTEHRTFLRWLAADSAAGLMSAAEAVLSDPATRWEECGSWVTDGPAVLMDSAEAGAGLDVEYPGGGLPAQAPVPLPAGRWRIRAVHTKADEDNWVGLVQLLPVDPS, from the coding sequence ATGAGTTCTTCGTCTTCCGCTGCGGCCGCTGCTCCCCCTGCCTCTCCTGGCTGGGTGGAGTCTTTCGGCGGCCCACTGATCGCCGTCCCCGTCTCGGCGCTGGACGCATGGCACGGGTGCACGGACAGCGGGGTGACCGCAGGAGACGCGACCGCTGCGGACGACTACGACAGGGCCTGCGCGGTGGACGATCTGGCCGCTGCGATCGCGGTGGGTGAGAACGGTGCGCTGGCGCTGGTGCTGGGGGACGAACCCGCCACCAGCTGCTTCCTGACCGAGCACCGCACCTTCCTGCGCTGGCTGGCCGCAGACTCCGCGGCCGGGCTGATGTCCGCGGCCGAGGCCGTCCTCTCCGATCCCGCCACCAGGTGGGAGGAGTGCGGCTCGTGGGTGACGGACGGCCCGGCCGTACTCATGGACTCCGCCGAGGCGGGTGCCGGACTGGACGTCGAGTATCCCGGCGGGGGGCTGCCCGCACAGGCGCCGGTTCCGCTGCCCGCTGGTCGCTGGAGGATCCGCGCCGTCCACACCAAGGCGGACGAGGACAACTGGGTCGGCCTGGTCCAGCTCCTGCCCGTCGACCCCTCGTGA
- a CDS encoding cytochrome P450 has protein sequence MATQARPGPLPSPSPAGRRVPELDPAAVGQWQAGGGELIDLFAQARERLGGVTAFRLGARPTVLVTAPEAVQHVLALHPDRYVKRSHRARLLIGDGVLAATGEAWQRQRRLLQSQFTGPGMRRYEQRITEAARTTAVRWAGYARTGQVLDVGDEMRRFALDTIWRALTGHPLDPATERELAAVTAVVAALPSLPADGAAAQGAVAAELAAVDAVASHAIAAARDGGAGPEGPGLLHVLLDAAGTRPEYTDRLIRDELVTLLVAGHETTATTLTWLYLLLDQNPQAREQALAAGVEGSTGRRQAVQALVHETLRFYPSAWILPRCAAQDDVLAGYEVEAGTDVLVCPYLTHRDPGLWENPGRFEPGRFTTPGRRPTHPGSYLPFGIGPRACLGLQFALRESTVLLEHLLPAHTPRFHSTPAKAAYGITVRPDGPTPATLG, from the coding sequence GTGGCCACCCAAGCACGCCCCGGCCCCCTCCCGAGCCCGTCCCCGGCGGGTCGCCGGGTTCCCGAGCTGGATCCCGCCGCCGTCGGGCAGTGGCAGGCCGGAGGAGGGGAGCTCATCGACCTGTTCGCCCAGGCGCGCGAACGGCTCGGAGGCGTCACCGCGTTCCGGCTCGGTGCGCGCCCGACGGTCCTGGTCACCGCCCCCGAGGCCGTGCAGCACGTGCTCGCGCTCCATCCCGACCGGTACGTGAAGCGCTCGCACCGCGCCCGACTGCTGATCGGCGACGGGGTCCTGGCCGCGACGGGCGAAGCGTGGCAGCGGCAACGGCGGCTGCTGCAGTCCCAGTTCACCGGCCCGGGAATGCGCCGCTACGAGCAGCGGATCACCGAGGCCGCCCGCACCACCGCGGTGCGCTGGGCCGGGTACGCCCGCACCGGACAGGTCCTCGACGTCGGCGACGAGATGCGCCGCTTCGCCCTGGACACCATCTGGCGGGCCCTGACCGGACATCCCCTGGACCCCGCGACGGAGCGTGAACTGGCCGCCGTAACCGCCGTGGTGGCCGCGCTGCCCAGCCTGCCCGCCGACGGCGCCGCCGCCCAAGGGGCGGTCGCCGCCGAGCTGGCCGCCGTCGACGCCGTGGCGAGCCACGCCATCGCCGCCGCCCGCGACGGCGGGGCCGGACCCGAGGGCCCGGGCCTGCTGCACGTCCTGCTCGACGCGGCCGGAACACGCCCCGAGTACACCGACCGGCTGATCCGCGACGAGCTGGTCACCCTGCTGGTCGCCGGTCACGAGACCACCGCCACCACCCTGACCTGGCTCTACCTCTTGTTGGACCAGAACCCGCAGGCACGGGAACAGGCCCTCGCCGCGGGCGTCGAAGGCTCGACCGGGCGACGGCAGGCCGTCCAGGCGCTCGTCCATGAAACGCTGCGCTTCTACCCGTCCGCCTGGATACTGCCGCGCTGCGCGGCGCAGGACGACGTCCTCGCCGGATACGAGGTCGAGGCCGGCACCGACGTGCTGGTCTGCCCGTACCTCACGCACCGGGACCCCGGGCTCTGGGAGAACCCCGGGCGGTTCGAGCCGGGGCGCTTCACCACCCCCGGACGGCGGCCCACCCATCCGGGTAGCTACCTGCCGTTCGGCATCGGGCCCCGGGCCTGTCTCGGCCTGCAGTTCGCCCTCCGGGAGTCGACCGTCCTCCTCGAACACCTGCTGCCCGCCCACACCCCCCGCTTCCACTCCACCCCGGCCAAGGCCGCCTACGGCATCACCGTCCGCCCCGACGGCCCGACGCCCGCCACGCTGGGCTGA
- a CDS encoding ABC transporter ATP-binding protein — MGSPESHESSRRRGSVFLALRYYTRELGRRRWLTAPAMLLPALGNIGINYVAPLVVAKLVGRIAGDTGTRTGIGWALPYVLGFAGVLLFAEMLWRIGLHCLNRLDALGVEHLYVIGMDELFAKDAAFFHDNFAGSLTKRVLSFASRFEEFVDTLTFSVVGSLVPLVFGSVVLWSYEPLLVVGLLAMIAVTALCTAPLIRRRQALVDQREEAIARVSGHVADSLMNMDTVRAFAAEEREAAEHRSRVAESRRLMLRSWDYGNLRIDTLVAPMSVLTNGLGLLVAVALAGGGHGVEAVVVAFTYYSNATRIMFEFNQIYRRLESSMTEAAQFTELLLTPPTVLDPVCPEPLLSRAADVRFERVDFAHSGAEPLFEGLDLAVPSGAKIGLVGRSGGGKTTLSRLLLRMTDIDGGRILIGGQDISRLRQADLRSLIAYVPQDPAMFHRTLRDNIAFARPGATDAEIRRAAEAAHVTEFADALPDGFETMVGERGVKLSGGQRQRVALARAILRDAPILLLDEATSALDSESEVLVQEALWRLMEGRTALVVAHRLSTVATMDRLVVLDRGRIVEQGTHQELLAAEGAYAKLWQHQSGGFLDDTPAGADLH; from the coding sequence ATGGGATCGCCCGAATCGCACGAAAGTTCACGGCGCAGGGGTTCGGTGTTCCTCGCGCTCCGTTACTACACACGGGAGTTGGGCCGACGGCGTTGGCTGACGGCGCCCGCGATGCTGCTCCCGGCGCTGGGCAACATCGGCATCAACTACGTCGCGCCGCTGGTCGTCGCCAAGCTCGTGGGCAGGATCGCGGGGGACACCGGCACCCGCACCGGCATCGGCTGGGCGCTGCCCTATGTCCTCGGTTTCGCCGGAGTCCTGTTGTTCGCGGAGATGCTGTGGCGCATCGGGCTGCACTGCCTGAACCGCCTGGACGCCCTCGGTGTCGAGCACCTGTACGTGATCGGCATGGACGAGCTGTTCGCCAAGGACGCCGCGTTCTTCCACGACAACTTCGCCGGGTCGCTGACCAAGCGGGTCCTGAGCTTCGCCTCACGCTTCGAGGAGTTCGTCGACACGCTGACGTTCTCGGTCGTGGGCAGCCTGGTGCCGCTGGTGTTCGGATCGGTGGTGCTGTGGAGTTACGAACCGCTGCTCGTCGTGGGGCTCCTGGCGATGATCGCCGTCACGGCGCTGTGCACGGCGCCCCTCATCCGTCGCCGCCAGGCGCTCGTCGACCAGCGGGAGGAGGCGATCGCCCGGGTTTCGGGTCACGTCGCCGACAGTCTGATGAACATGGACACGGTCCGGGCGTTCGCCGCCGAGGAGCGCGAGGCCGCCGAGCACCGGTCGCGGGTCGCGGAGTCGCGGCGGCTCATGCTGCGCTCGTGGGACTACGGCAACCTGCGCATCGACACGCTGGTCGCGCCGATGTCCGTGCTGACCAACGGGCTGGGCCTGCTGGTGGCCGTCGCGCTCGCCGGGGGAGGGCACGGCGTGGAGGCGGTCGTGGTCGCCTTCACCTACTACTCCAACGCGACGCGGATCATGTTCGAGTTCAACCAGATCTACCGCCGCCTGGAGAGCTCGATGACGGAGGCGGCGCAGTTCACCGAACTGCTGCTGACGCCGCCGACCGTACTCGACCCGGTGTGCCCGGAGCCGCTGCTGTCCCGGGCCGCCGACGTGCGCTTCGAACGGGTGGACTTCGCCCACTCGGGCGCGGAGCCGCTCTTCGAGGGCCTCGACCTGGCCGTGCCCAGCGGGGCGAAGATCGGTCTGGTCGGCCGGTCCGGCGGGGGCAAGACCACGCTCAGCCGGCTGCTACTGCGGATGACGGACATCGACGGCGGCCGGATCCTGATCGGAGGCCAGGACATCAGCAGGCTGCGCCAGGCCGACCTGCGCAGTCTGATCGCCTACGTGCCGCAGGATCCGGCGATGTTCCACCGCACGCTGCGGGACAACATCGCCTTCGCCCGGCCGGGCGCCACCGACGCCGAGATCCGCCGCGCGGCCGAGGCGGCGCACGTCACGGAGTTCGCCGACGCGCTTCCCGACGGCTTCGAGACCATGGTGGGCGAGCGCGGGGTGAAGCTGTCCGGCGGACAGCGCCAGCGGGTCGCCCTCGCCAGGGCGATCCTGCGCGACGCGCCGATCCTGCTGCTCGACGAGGCGACCAGCGCCCTGGACTCCGAGAGCGAGGTCCTCGTCCAGGAGGCGCTGTGGCGGCTCATGGAGGGGCGGACCGCGCTCGTGGTGGCGCACCGGCTGAGCACGGTCGCCACCATGGACCGGCTCGTCGTCCTCGACCGCGGACGGATCGTCGAACAGGGCACGCACCAGGAGCTGCTCGCCGCGGAGGGGGCCTACGCGAAGCTGTGGCAGCACCAGTCGGGCGGCTTCCTGGACGACACCCCCGCGGGGGCGGACCTGCACTGA
- a CDS encoding DeoR/GlpR family DNA-binding transcription regulator codes for MERHRFVVALLMKENRATVAELAAATGASEMTIRRDLEVLESRGALRRVRGGAVSNLPGGAEPPYAIRAMSGAQAKERLAATVVKLLTDGETVALDTGTTAVAVAQAMAGRKLTVTPLSLHAAFTLSGHPGIQLVLPGGQVRPEELSFYGSTPLQTFQDLCFDTFILGCCGVDPVQGATAYNLDDVQVKRAAVAAAQRVILVATADKLGRAALGRICTMEQIALIVTDAPEDSPVVEELRAQGVEVVHPTDG; via the coding sequence ATGGAGAGACACAGGTTCGTGGTCGCGCTGCTCATGAAGGAGAACCGCGCGACCGTCGCGGAACTGGCCGCGGCCACGGGTGCGTCGGAGATGACCATCCGCCGCGACCTGGAGGTACTGGAGTCCCGCGGGGCCCTGCGCCGGGTGCGGGGCGGCGCGGTGAGCAACCTGCCGGGCGGGGCCGAGCCGCCCTACGCGATCCGCGCCATGTCCGGCGCGCAGGCCAAGGAGCGCCTCGCGGCCACGGTGGTGAAGCTGCTCACCGACGGCGAGACCGTCGCCCTGGACACCGGAACCACCGCCGTGGCCGTCGCCCAGGCGATGGCCGGCCGGAAGCTCACCGTCACCCCGCTGTCCCTGCACGCCGCCTTCACGCTCTCCGGGCATCCGGGCATCCAGCTCGTGCTGCCCGGCGGCCAGGTGCGCCCCGAAGAGCTTTCCTTCTACGGCAGCACACCGCTCCAGACGTTCCAGGACCTGTGCTTCGACACCTTCATCCTGGGCTGCTGCGGCGTCGACCCGGTCCAGGGCGCCACCGCGTACAACCTGGACGACGTACAGGTGAAGCGAGCCGCCGTGGCGGCCGCGCAGCGGGTGATCCTGGTCGCGACCGCCGACAAGCTCGGCCGTGCGGCGCTGGGCCGCATCTGCACGATGGAGCAGATCGCGCTCATCGTCACCGACGCACCGGAGGACTCGCCGGTGGTGGAGGAACTGCGGGCGCAGGGCGTGGAGGTGGTCCACCCGACGGACGGCTGA
- a CDS encoding MFS transporter — protein MSATPEADPSEKAAPLLSTVAIIASCAAFVVIGALQALYGPAIPALRDEFGISPAVAGLSLSAHFVGALLGVLIYHVLRGRLSNRTLLGGSYALMAAGAAVFAFSPSWILALAGTLVIGLGFGGIDYGLNQLFAVGFGRRSTAMLNLLNGHFGVGAIAGPALVGWLGAESYPEIFVGIGVVCLLILLTLGGVAAREPEPAGGEAGRAGGARVLPVIAAFVGVYVLHVAIETGVGGWEPTHLEAVGYGAATAATATSAYWAAMTIGRFVIVPLSLRWSAPSILTVCCAGMAGFLLLATVPALAPYAYFGVGLMIAPIFPTCLPWLNRAVPSVAAAGAYVIAASMIGGVAFPPLLGGVIDTMDVRAAPLVLFALAAVCAVLSVWLRKNAPDPEADPEADPEADLDSAPDPEAAPETGSRSAARPDTVPTRGAQG, from the coding sequence ATGTCCGCCACCCCTGAGGCCGACCCGTCCGAGAAGGCCGCACCGCTGCTCAGTACCGTCGCGATCATCGCTTCGTGCGCCGCCTTCGTGGTGATCGGCGCCCTGCAGGCCCTGTACGGTCCCGCGATCCCGGCACTGCGGGACGAGTTCGGCATCAGCCCCGCCGTGGCCGGGCTCAGCCTCAGCGCCCACTTCGTCGGCGCGCTGCTGGGTGTGCTGATCTACCACGTGCTGCGGGGGCGGCTGAGCAACCGCACGCTGCTCGGCGGCTCCTACGCGCTCATGGCGGCGGGCGCGGCGGTCTTCGCGTTCTCGCCGAGCTGGATCCTGGCGCTGGCCGGCACCCTGGTCATCGGGCTGGGCTTCGGCGGCATCGACTACGGCCTCAATCAGCTCTTCGCCGTCGGGTTCGGCCGTCGCAGCACCGCGATGCTGAACCTGCTCAACGGCCACTTCGGGGTGGGCGCGATCGCCGGTCCCGCCCTCGTCGGCTGGCTCGGAGCGGAGAGCTATCCGGAGATCTTCGTCGGCATCGGCGTCGTCTGCCTGCTCATCCTGCTCACCCTCGGCGGCGTGGCCGCCCGGGAGCCGGAGCCCGCCGGAGGGGAGGCCGGCCGGGCGGGCGGGGCGCGCGTCCTGCCGGTCATCGCCGCGTTCGTCGGCGTCTACGTCCTGCACGTGGCCATCGAGACGGGCGTCGGCGGCTGGGAGCCCACCCACCTGGAGGCCGTCGGCTACGGCGCCGCCACCGCCGCCACCGCGACCTCCGCCTACTGGGCGGCGATGACCATCGGCCGGTTCGTCATCGTCCCCCTGAGCCTGCGCTGGTCCGCGCCGTCCATCCTGACCGTGTGCTGCGCGGGCATGGCCGGCTTCCTGCTCCTCGCGACCGTCCCGGCCCTCGCGCCGTACGCCTACTTCGGCGTCGGCCTGATGATCGCGCCCATCTTCCCCACCTGCCTGCCCTGGCTGAACCGGGCCGTGCCGAGCGTCGCCGCGGCCGGGGCGTACGTGATCGCCGCCTCGATGATCGGCGGCGTGGCCTTCCCGCCGCTGCTGGGCGGGGTGATCGACACTATGGACGTGCGGGCGGCGCCGCTGGTGCTGTTCGCGCTCGCCGCCGTCTGCGCCGTCCTCAGCGTGTGGCTGCGCAAGAACGCCCCCGACCCGGAAGCCGACCCGGAAGCCGACCCGGAAGCCGACCTCGACTCGGCCCCCGACCCCGAGGCCGCCCCGGAGACCGGCTCGCGCTCCGCGGCCCGCCCGGACACCGTCCCGACCCGAGGAGCCCAAGGATGA
- a CDS encoding HAD family hydrolase, translated as MTAVKAVLFDMFGVIARLQSPASQAVLERTAGVERERFWAAYWSRRTPYDRGDVTGPAYWKGVCDDLDIPLDERLTAELIAADVASWSEVDQDCVDLIRTLADRGLTLGLLSNIPEELADRYETCEPWLNLFAVVGFSCRIGSAKPEPAAYAWCVHELTLPAGEILFVDDRVDNVAAARELGLQGHVFSSTGALAALFPG; from the coding sequence ATGACAGCCGTGAAAGCCGTCCTCTTCGACATGTTCGGCGTCATCGCACGCCTTCAGTCACCCGCCTCCCAGGCCGTGCTGGAGCGCACGGCCGGCGTGGAACGCGAGCGGTTCTGGGCGGCGTACTGGTCGCGGCGCACCCCGTACGACCGCGGGGACGTGACCGGTCCCGCCTACTGGAAAGGCGTCTGCGACGACCTGGACATCCCGCTCGACGAGCGCCTGACCGCCGAGCTGATCGCGGCCGACGTGGCGAGCTGGAGCGAGGTCGACCAGGACTGCGTGGACCTGATCCGCACCCTCGCCGACCGGGGCCTCACGCTCGGCCTGCTGTCCAACATCCCCGAGGAACTGGCCGACCGGTACGAGACATGCGAGCCGTGGCTGAACCTGTTCGCGGTCGTCGGGTTCTCCTGTCGCATCGGCAGCGCCAAACCGGAGCCCGCCGCCTACGCGTGGTGTGTACATGAACTGACGCTGCCCGCCGGGGAGATCCTCTTCGTGGATGACCGCGTGGACAACGTCGCGGCGGCCCGTGAACTGGGCTTGCAGGGGCATGTCTTCAGCTCCACCGGGGCCCTCGCCGCGCTATTTCCTGGCTGA
- a CDS encoding aspartate aminotransferase family protein: MASTVVTDHLYYPVSERKMERGEGVYLYDEDGRRYLDCASATFNLSLGYSHPAVIAAMKEQLDKVVHLTSSYQSDPVNGLVQRLVETSPAGLTKVHPKVSGGSAANEGAIKMAQLATGKSDVITLFRSHVGQTMMMTSMSGNSFRREPFPNLFPGSLQVPDPYCFRCFYGQQKDTCGMMCVDRLEDFVDYASSGRVAAVLIEPISGNGGNIVPPDGYMQKLRAFCDEQGIALIFDEIQTGIGRTGHMFAAQYFDVEPDAITTAKGLGGSGAQVAAILTNERLAGLPANHHSFTYGSNLLAAAAANVTLDIVRRPEFLANVTRTGDHIMERLRDMQRRYPAIVDVRGVGLMIGFEIAELDGKPAVKLTNHLADKAMEHGLILRTSRYGYGNVLKIRPPLILTMEQADEICDKLENLFLAELTR, translated from the coding sequence ATGGCCAGCACCGTTGTCACCGATCACCTTTACTACCCCGTCAGCGAACGCAAGATGGAGCGGGGTGAGGGCGTCTACCTGTACGACGAGGACGGAAGGCGCTACCTCGACTGCGCGTCGGCGACGTTCAACCTGAGCCTCGGCTACTCCCACCCGGCCGTCATCGCGGCCATGAAGGAGCAGCTCGACAAGGTGGTCCACCTGACCTCCTCCTACCAGAGCGACCCGGTCAACGGGCTCGTCCAGCGGCTCGTGGAGACCTCACCGGCCGGACTGACGAAGGTGCACCCCAAGGTGTCGGGCGGCTCGGCCGCCAATGAAGGGGCCATCAAGATGGCCCAGCTCGCCACGGGCAAGTCCGATGTCATCACCCTGTTCCGCAGCCATGTCGGCCAGACGATGATGATGACCTCGATGTCCGGCAACTCATTCCGCCGCGAACCGTTCCCCAACCTCTTCCCGGGCAGCCTGCAAGTGCCCGACCCCTACTGCTTCCGCTGCTTCTACGGGCAGCAGAAGGACACGTGCGGAATGATGTGCGTGGACCGGCTGGAGGATTTCGTCGACTACGCCAGCAGTGGCCGGGTCGCCGCCGTCCTGATCGAGCCGATATCCGGGAACGGCGGCAACATCGTCCCGCCGGACGGCTACATGCAAAAACTCCGGGCATTCTGCGACGAGCAGGGAATCGCCCTGATCTTCGACGAGATCCAGACCGGGATCGGCCGTACCGGCCACATGTTCGCGGCCCAGTACTTCGATGTCGAGCCGGACGCGATCACCACCGCCAAGGGCCTCGGCGGATCGGGCGCGCAAGTGGCCGCCATCCTCACCAACGAGCGGCTCGCCGGACTGCCCGCGAACCACCACTCCTTCACCTACGGTTCCAACCTGCTCGCGGCCGCCGCCGCGAACGTCACGCTGGACATCGTGCGCCGGCCGGAATTCCTCGCGAACGTGACGAGGACCGGCGACCACATCATGGAACGCCTCCGCGACATGCAACGCCGCTACCCGGCCATCGTGGACGTCCGCGGCGTCGGCCTCATGATCGGTTTCGAGATCGCCGAACTCGACGGCAAGCCCGCCGTCAAGCTGACCAACCACCTCGCCGACAAGGCCATGGAACACGGGCTGATCCTGCGCACCTCGCGCTACGGCTACGGCAACGTCCTCAAGATCCGCCCGCCGCTGATCCTCACGATGGAGCAGGCCGACGAGATCTGCGACAAGCTGGAGAACCTCTTCCTCGCGGAGCTGACCCGATGA